In Thalassococcus sp. S3, the sequence AGAGCGGAAGCTCGCGGACGATTTGTTCGGTATTTGGCCCGTGTTTGATGTTCAGCCGGGCAAAGATCTCCAACGGTTTTTCCATCTCGACGATCGTATCCATACGGATGATGTGTGAGCGGGAGAGGTCGGTCAAAGCGGCCTTGGGCAGGTTGATCACGAGCGACAAAAAAGAGCCGTCGAATTTAAAGACGTCCATGCGCAATCCGTAAGGGGCCAGATCAGCCTCCCGCAGATTTCTCAACTGGCGCAGCGTCAGTTCGGAAAAGGCACAATCGTGAAACAATGTCACCTCGTCGCCCAACATGGATTTCGTCTCGACCGACGACATGCCGGGTGATGGCAAGGGGCCGCGCCACAGCTCCGGGCGCCAGTACCAATCGGTGCCGAACGGTTTCTGAAACGCGTGCGAGCCGATCATCGGCAGTGCCAGCCGCTCATCCGCGGAATGGATCAACTCGTTAAGATATGTACGCAATTGCCGCGCCTTCTGGCGCTCCCGCCGTAAGTCGGGAAGACCCATTTGCCGCGCCTCCCGCGCCACGCGCCGCCAATGGCTGACAGCGCTGGAATGCGTGATGCGATCAAACAAACCGTTGAACGGTGACGACATGCCTGCCTTTCCTATCGTTTCCGATCCAGGGACAATCTAACGAAAGGCTTTCAATCAAATAAACCTTCAATGAAAGAAAAAAGCGTTTTTCATTCGGACGCGTTCGACTGTTCCGAGAGATCGGGCGCCGGGTCCTCGACCGGGGGCGATGCCCGCCGGCTGCTCGCCGATTGGCTTTGCCGCGCCATTTGTGTGAGGATGGCAGCCCCGGAGCGCCCAAGGGCGTCGCCATCATCTGGTGCGTAAAGAGAAACGCCCACGACATAGCCATTGACCGCAAAAGCACCTCTCCAATGCCGTTGGGCCGCACCCACGATGCCATGATCGGCCCCATCGATCTGGATCAGAGCCAAAGCCCCGTTTTGCGTCTGTTCCAACACCGGTGCGGGTGCTGCCGAGCTGCTCAGGGCCTCCACTGTCGGCGCGGCACCGGATTGCGGCGCTACGGTCGCCGTGATGAGGGCAAGCGGCGCTCCGGCATAGAAGCCCCGGACCCCCAAGGTGTCGCAGCGCGCGAAAAGGACAAAGCCGCCCCCGGGCCTGCGTTTGGTTGACCGGCGATCCACACAATAGCCCGGTGGGGCCTGCAGTACGACCCGGTCCCCGGCAAGCGACACCTCCGTGATCTTCGGGGTGCCTTCGGCATCGGACCTGGGGTCAAGAAAAGCCAGCCCCGATCCGGCGTCGCACCCGGCCAGGCCGAGTGCGAGTATGGCCACGCAAAGCGGTTTAGAGATCCATGTAGGCATGCTTTTCAGCCTTGCCGCCTGGATGTGTTACCGCACCCTTGTAGGTCTCACCCACAAGTTGCGCGTATTTCCACAGCGCGCCAGAGGCATAGATCGTCTCCCGCGGGCCAGTCCATGCGGCCTTGCGCGTTTCCAGTTCCTCATCGGTCAGATCCACGCTGATCTCGCCCTTGATGGCGTCTATGGTGATGACGTCACCATCCTTGAGCAGCGCGATGGGTCCGCCATGGGCGGCTTCCGGTCCGACATGGCCCACGCAGAAACCGCGTGTCGCGCCCGAGAACCGGCCGTCCGTGATCAGCGCGACCTTCTTGCCCATGCCCTGACCGGAAAGCGCTGCGGTGGTGGCCAGCATTTCCCGCATGCCGGGACCGCCCGAAGGACCCTCGTTCCGGATGACAAAGACGTCGCCTTCTTCATAGGCACGTGTTTGAACGGCGTCGAACGCGTCCTGTTCACATTCGAATATGCGTGCAGGCCCGGTGAAGACCTGATGTTGGGTCGGAATGCCTGCCACCTTAACGATGGCGCCTTCGGGCGCGAGGTTGCCTTTCAGCCCCACAACCCCGCCGGTTGGCGTGATCGGAGCGTCGATGGGGTAGATCACCTTGCCATCCGCTTCGCGGTCGATCTTGTCCAGCTCCTCGCCGATCGAATACCCCGTAACGGTCATGCAGTCTTCGTGGACCAGCCCCGCCTTGCGCAACTCTTTCATCACCACTGGAACGCCGCCTGCCTCGTACATGTCTTTGGCCACATACTGGCCACCCGGCTTGAGGTCGACGAAGTAGGGTGTGTCGCGGAAGATCTCGCATACGTCATCAAGGAAGAAGTCCAGCCCCGCCTCATGCGCCATGGCCGGAAGGTGCAGGCCCGCATTGGTCGACCCGCCGGTACACGCCACCACGCGTGCGGCGTTCTCAAGCGACTTCATCGTAACGATGTCACGTGCGCAGATGTTCTTTTCGATCAGATCCATGATCGCCTCGCCCGATGCGATGGCATATTGATCCCGGCTTTCGTAGGGCGCGGGCGCGCCCGCGCTGTTTGGCAGGGCGAGGCCAATGGCTTCGGACACGCAAGCCATGGTGTTCGCGGTGAACTGACCGCCGCAAGCTCCGGCGGATGGGCAGGCAACGCGCTCAAGAACCGCGAGCTGTTCGTCGGAATAGTTGCCCGCCTGATGCTGCCCCACCGCTTCAAAGACGTCCTGAACGGTCACGTCCTCTCCGTCCAGACGGCCCGGAAGGATCGAACCGCCGTAGATGAACACAGACGGCACGTTCAGCCGGATCATTGCCATCATCATGCCCGGAAGCGACTTGTCACAACCGGCAAGCCCGACGATCGCATCGTAACAATGGCCGCGCATCGTCAATTCGACCGTGTCGGCAATCGCCTCCCGGCTGGCCAGCGACGACCGCATGCCTTCGTGGCCCATCGCAATCCCGTCGGTGACGGTGATCGTGGTAAATTCCCTGGGCGTTCCATCCGCGGCCTTCACACCCAGCTTCACCGCCTGTGCCTGGCGGTTGAGGGCGATGTTGCAAGGGGCAGCCTCGTTCCAGCAGGTGGCTACGCCCACAAGCGGCTGATGGATCTCTTCCTCGCTCAGCCCCATCGCGTAGTAATAGGACCGATGCGGCGCGCGGGCCGGTCCTTCGGTGACGTGACGACTGGGCAGCTTGGATTTATCGAACTTGCGCTTGAGCATGCACACCTCCCTGGCTCGGTTTTCTTGCAATACCGGCGCGCTAGATCACACACAAGGCTGAACGGACGATGTGCGCCAGCGCGTCTTGTAATAGATCAATGTGATGCTTAGGCTCTAGCACCTCTTCGACCTATCGGTTTTCAAAGGCCTTTTTCGGCCTTGGTTGGTTTTCATGGAACGATCCCTGTTCGCATTCATTTGGAAGTACTCGAAAAAGCAGCAGCTTGGTTTGCTGGCCTTCACGCTTTTGTCCTTTCCCTTCCTCTATGCCACGCTCGAATTGCCCAAGCGCATCATCAACGATGCGATTCAGGCCGAGGCGACGATTGTCAATGTCCTGGGCTATGAGCTGACACAGGTTCAATTCCTGCTCTTTCTCTGTTTTCTGTTTTTGGCTGCCGTTCTTGTCAGTGGTTTGATGAAGATGCGCCTGAACACCATGAAGGGTGTTCTGGCCGAACGCATGCTGCGCCGCTTTCGCTATCAACTCATCAGCCGCTTGATGCGGTTTCCCCGCGTCTATTTCCGCACGACCAGCCAGGGGGAACTCGTGTCGATGGTGACCTCCGAGGCCGAGCCGATGGGCGGCCTGATGGGGGATGCGGTGGCCCAGCCGGTCTTTCAGGCGGGCCAGATGCTGACGATTGTGACCTTTCTGTTCATGCAAAGCGTGTGGTTCGGCCTTGCCTCTATCGCGCTGATCCCGCTGCAGGCCTGGTTGATCCCGATGCTGCAGCGCCAGATCAACCAACTGAACAAAAAGCGCATCGTCCAGGTCCGTCACCTGGCCTCGGAAATCGGTGAGAGCGCGGCCGGGATCGGCGATCTGCGCGCGAATGGCGGCTGGCGGTTCCGCCTGGCGGAGTTCACCGACCGTCTTGGCCGGCTTTTCGATATCCGGTTCCAGATCTACCAGAAAAAGTTCTTTATGAAGTTTCTCAACAACTTCATTACCCAGCTCACGCCGTTTTTCTTCTATTCCGTGGGCGGATATCTGGCGATCAAGGGGGAGATCACGGTCGGCGCCCTGGTGGCGGCGCTTGCCGCTTACAAGGACCTCTCCAGCCCCTGGAAAGAGCTTTTGACCTATTATAACCAGGTGCAGGATATGTCGCTGCGCTGGCAGATCGTCACTGAACGGTTCGACCCCAAGGGCATGATCGACGAAAAACTTCTGGAGGGTGAACCGAGTGAAATCCCGCATCTGAATGGCACGATCGAGATCAAGGATGTGACTGTCAGGGATCAGGATGGCAACACCGTTCTGGAAGACATCAACCTTGAAATCCCGCCAGGCGCGCGCGTCGCGATCCAGGCAACCAACGCTGTTGAGCGTGCCGCCTTTGCTGATCTTCTGATCCGGGAGGTCATGCCGGCGCGCGGATCCGTGACCCTTGCAGGATATCCGATCAATGAGCTTCACCAAGCCGTGCTCGCCGCGCGCGTCGGCTATGCCCATTCCCGTCCCTACCTGTTCGACGGCACGCTGGGCGACAACCTTTTGATGCCGCTCAAGATCAAACCACAGATAAACGCCTGGGACCCGAAGGGCCGTAACAAGCGGATGAAGGAAGCCCAGAGATCGGGCAACAGTCTTGATGAGTTGGGCGGGGAATGGGTTGATCCGGAACTCGCGGGCCTGATCAGCGGAGAGGATATTCGCGACTGGTGGTTCAAACTGGTCGAAGCAATGGGCATTGATGAGATGATGTTCCAGCGAACGCTCCGCTCGCGATTTGAACCTCAGCTCCATCCGCTTCTGGCCCGCCGGATCGTGGAGTTGCGTCCGACGATCCTCGCGCGGCTTCAGGAGGCGGGTCTTGACGATGTCGTCCTTCGCTTCGATCCCGACACATTCAACCCGGCCATACCCCTCGGCGGCAACCTGCTTTTCGCGTCACCGGCACGGGACATCACCCAGGACAGCCTTGCATCGGAACGCAAGTTCATCTCGATGCTGTATGAAAACGAACTTGCGGACGAGGCGATGGCCATCGGTCAGGCGGTCATGGAAACCCTGCGCCAGACCTTTGGCCGGGATGGCACGGATCACCCGCTCTTCCGGCGTCTGGGCATCGAGGAAGATGTCTATATCCGTCTGTCCTATATTGCGCAAAAACGAAAGCGTGACGGCGCAGATGGGTTGACCGAAGAGGAAAGCGCCCTTCTTCTCACCGTCCCGTTCCTGCTGACGGCGGAACAGATCGGGCCAAGCTTTCCGGAGAAATACAAGAACAAGATCCTGGCCCTGCGCCGAACACGCGCCTATGCGCTGCGCCAGACCGCGGGCGACATGTTCGGCGCGCTCGGAGAGGATGTCTATGTTCCACGCCTGACGGCCCTCGAAAACGCACTTTACGGGAAAATCTCGATGATGGCGGGCGCGAAGGCCGGCCAGATCGAAGATCTGGTGGCCAAGGTTTTCGAGGAGTACGGTCTGCGTCGCCAGCTTGCCTCGATCATCTACGATTTGCCCACCGGGCTGGGCGGGGGCAAGCTGCCAACGGTCTTGCAGGAGCGGGCGGCCTTCAGCCGTGCGGGCATCAAACGGCCCGATATCCTGATCCTCGATAAAGCGCTCGCAAGCCATGACGCGGAAAGCCGCCGGATCACGCGGGAGAAGCTGAGAACGCTGTTGCCGCGGACCACCATGGTTTTCATGGAGGACAAATTCGAAAACCCCACGGCCTATGACCTTTTTGTCGAGATCAAGGACGGTCGTATTGATGGCGTTGCCAAGTCTGACCGAGAGGAGCTTGACGAAGTTGGCGCCGTCGATCTTCAGCGCAAGCAGCGCCTGATCGCGGGCACAGAACTCTTCGGTCGGCTTGATACGCGCAACCAGCGGCTTTTGGCGTTCAGCGCGCAATGGTACAACGCGCGAGCCGGTCAGGTCATTTTTGCCGAGGGCGAGCCGCCCGATGCAGCCTATCTGTGCCTCGAAGGACTGGCCGAACTGCGCTGGCCCGAATACGAAGAGGGTGACCGCCCGATCGCGACCATCGGGCCCGGGCGGCTGATCGGGGATCTGTCCATCATCCTGAACGAGCCGCGTCAGCTTGATCTGGTCGCAGTGCACGATACCACGCTTCTGCGCATCGATGCCGAGGATTTCCGCGCTGTGGTGGAAAGTGACAGCGCCGTGCTTCTGAGCCTTCTGCAAACCGTCGCCAGCCACCTGGCCGGGGCAGCCGAACTCTTGCGCACAGCCGAGATCGACATACCTGAGGTGTCAGGCCCGCATCCCGAACGGACGGCGCTGGAAAATCTTGCCGAGTAAAGAATGGTTCCTGCCCACCGCTACGCCGCCCATGATATCCTTGTCGATCCGGCCCGACAGCGCCCCGAAATCTGGCGCATCCTCGCCGGGATCGCTCTGATCGTTACGCTGGTCATCGCGTTCAATCTGCTGCTGAACGCCGCCCTCTTTCAGTTTGTGCCCGACGCCTGGGGACCCGAAACATCGATGGGCAGCACGCCCTTCACGCTCATGGTGCTTTTGGGCAGCTTCATCTTTATCTCACTTGCAGTTGCCGTGACCGCCCGCCAGCTTCACGCGCGCAGTTTGTCGAGCGTGCTGGGTCCGATCAGCTGGGCGATCCGTGACTTCTTCCGTGTTCTCGCCGGTCTGGTGGTCCTTGGTGTTGCGCTCTGGATCCTGCCGCCCTGGGGATTTGGGATCGAACTTTCGCCAAATCTCCCTCCGGCCACCTGGCTGGTGCTTCTGCCGCTTTCGATATTCGTCCTTCTGATCCAGACCAGCGCCGAAGAGATCCTGTTTCGCGGCTATCTCCAGCAGCAATTGGCGGCCCGGTTTGCTCATCCGGTGATCTGGATGGGCGTGCCCTCGGCTCTTTTCGCATTCGGGCATTATCTCCCCGCCGAAGCCGGCCCCAACGCGTGGGTCATCGCGGTCTGGTCAGGTCTTTTCGGGCTTCTGATGGCCGATCTGACCGCACGAGCCGGATCTCTGGGCCCGGCCATCGCCGTTCACTTCGCCAACAATTTCTCGGCCCTTCTGATCGTCTCCCTTCCTGACAGCCTCAATGGCCTGGCGCTTTATACCGTGCCCTTCACCGCGTCCGACCCGGACGCCATCCGCACCTGGATGCCGGTCGATTTCGCCACCATGATCGTCAGCTGGCTTGTTGCCCGCCTTGCCATTCGGCGCTGATTGCATTTCCATCGCTGCGGGCTTATTTCAGCCCGCAACCTCAGGCCATCAAGGGCAGCGCGCATGAACTGGATCACCAATTACGTCCGGCCGCGGATCAACTCGATCTTCTCCCGTCGCGAGACGCCCGAGAACCTTTGGCAGAAATGCGATGCCTGCGGCACGATGCTCTTTCACCGTGAATTGAGTGATAACCTGAACGTCTGCACCAATTGCGGCCATCACATGCACATCACGCCGCGCGACCGCTTTTCGGCACTCTTCGACGGTGGCGTGTTCTCCGAGATCGAGGTGCCCGAACCCAAGGCTGATCCCCTGGGGTTCCGGGATCAGAAGAGATATCCCGACCGGATGAAGGCCTCCCAGAAAGAGACCGGCGAGAAAGAGGCGATGCTCGTCGCTATGGGCGAGATGGGGCGCACGCCCATCGTGGCCGCAGCCCAGGATTTTTCCTTCATGGGCGGGTCGATGGGCATGTATGTGGGCAATGCGATCATCGCTGCCGCCGAAGAGGCGGTAAAACTGCACCGCCCGCTGATCCTCTTTTCCGCCGCCGGCGGTGCCCGCATGCAGGAGGGGATCCTCAGCCTCATGCAGATGCCCCGCACCACCGTGGCCGTGCAGATGCTCAAGGAGGCGGGGCTGCCCTACATCGTCGTGCTCACCCATCCGACGACCGGAGGGGTGACGGCCTCCTATGCCATGCTGGGCGATGTCCATATCGCCGAACCCAACGCGCTGATCTGTTTTGCCGGCCCTCGTGTGATCGAACAAACGATCCGTGAAAAACTGCCCGAAGGGTTCCAGCGCGCCGAATATCTGCTCGATCACGGCATGCTCGACCGCGTGACCAAACGCACCGAGATGCGCGATGAGTTGATCACGATCACCCGCATGCTTCTCGCCATGCCCCCCGCGGTCAAAGGCGATCTGCCCGCCCCCGCCCCCGCACCCGATGCGACGACGCCCGCCAGGGCGGAGGAGCGGCCCCCCGAAAACCCGGTCGAAAAATGACCGCACGCACATCGGATGCCATCCTCGACCGGATGATGGCGCTCCACCCCAAGATCATCGACCTCACGCTCGACCGGATGTGGCGCATCCTCGCCGCCCTCGATCACCC encodes:
- a CDS encoding DUF6478 family protein codes for the protein MSSPFNGLFDRITHSSAVSHWRRVAREARQMGLPDLRRERQKARQLRTYLNELIHSADERLALPMIGSHAFQKPFGTDWYWRPELWRGPLPSPGMSSVETKSMLGDEVTLFHDCAFSELTLRQLRNLREADLAPYGLRMDVFKFDGSFLSLVINLPKAALTDLSRSHIIRMDTIVEMEKPLEIFARLNIKHGPNTEQIVRELPLYEEDVLVEFDLAYSKLNEKRIQKAWVDLIFEGPEMNQVILRELTFSRRPRAAF
- the ilvD gene encoding dihydroxy-acid dehydratase; amino-acid sequence: MLKRKFDKSKLPSRHVTEGPARAPHRSYYYAMGLSEEEIHQPLVGVATCWNEAAPCNIALNRQAQAVKLGVKAADGTPREFTTITVTDGIAMGHEGMRSSLASREAIADTVELTMRGHCYDAIVGLAGCDKSLPGMMMAMIRLNVPSVFIYGGSILPGRLDGEDVTVQDVFEAVGQHQAGNYSDEQLAVLERVACPSAGACGGQFTANTMACVSEAIGLALPNSAGAPAPYESRDQYAIASGEAIMDLIEKNICARDIVTMKSLENAARVVACTGGSTNAGLHLPAMAHEAGLDFFLDDVCEIFRDTPYFVDLKPGGQYVAKDMYEAGGVPVVMKELRKAGLVHEDCMTVTGYSIGEELDKIDREADGKVIYPIDAPITPTGGVVGLKGNLAPEGAIVKVAGIPTQHQVFTGPARIFECEQDAFDAVQTRAYEEGDVFVIRNEGPSGGPGMREMLATTAALSGQGMGKKVALITDGRFSGATRGFCVGHVGPEAAHGGPIALLKDGDVITIDAIKGEISVDLTDEELETRKAAWTGPRETIYASGALWKYAQLVGETYKGAVTHPGGKAEKHAYMDL
- a CDS encoding ABC transporter transmembrane domain-containing protein; translation: MERSLFAFIWKYSKKQQLGLLAFTLLSFPFLYATLELPKRIINDAIQAEATIVNVLGYELTQVQFLLFLCFLFLAAVLVSGLMKMRLNTMKGVLAERMLRRFRYQLISRLMRFPRVYFRTTSQGELVSMVTSEAEPMGGLMGDAVAQPVFQAGQMLTIVTFLFMQSVWFGLASIALIPLQAWLIPMLQRQINQLNKKRIVQVRHLASEIGESAAGIGDLRANGGWRFRLAEFTDRLGRLFDIRFQIYQKKFFMKFLNNFITQLTPFFFYSVGGYLAIKGEITVGALVAALAAYKDLSSPWKELLTYYNQVQDMSLRWQIVTERFDPKGMIDEKLLEGEPSEIPHLNGTIEIKDVTVRDQDGNTVLEDINLEIPPGARVAIQATNAVERAAFADLLIREVMPARGSVTLAGYPINELHQAVLAARVGYAHSRPYLFDGTLGDNLLMPLKIKPQINAWDPKGRNKRMKEAQRSGNSLDELGGEWVDPELAGLISGEDIRDWWFKLVEAMGIDEMMFQRTLRSRFEPQLHPLLARRIVELRPTILARLQEAGLDDVVLRFDPDTFNPAIPLGGNLLFASPARDITQDSLASERKFISMLYENELADEAMAIGQAVMETLRQTFGRDGTDHPLFRRLGIEEDVYIRLSYIAQKRKRDGADGLTEEESALLLTVPFLLTAEQIGPSFPEKYKNKILALRRTRAYALRQTAGDMFGALGEDVYVPRLTALENALYGKISMMAGAKAGQIEDLVAKVFEEYGLRRQLASIIYDLPTGLGGGKLPTVLQERAAFSRAGIKRPDILILDKALASHDAESRRITREKLRTLLPRTTMVFMEDKFENPTAYDLFVEIKDGRIDGVAKSDREELDEVGAVDLQRKQRLIAGTELFGRLDTRNQRLLAFSAQWYNARAGQVIFAEGEPPDAAYLCLEGLAELRWPEYEEGDRPIATIGPGRLIGDLSIILNEPRQLDLVAVHDTTLLRIDAEDFRAVVESDSAVLLSLLQTVASHLAGAAELLRTAEIDIPEVSGPHPERTALENLAE
- a CDS encoding CPBP family intramembrane glutamic endopeptidase, giving the protein MVPAHRYAAHDILVDPARQRPEIWRILAGIALIVTLVIAFNLLLNAALFQFVPDAWGPETSMGSTPFTLMVLLGSFIFISLAVAVTARQLHARSLSSVLGPISWAIRDFFRVLAGLVVLGVALWILPPWGFGIELSPNLPPATWLVLLPLSIFVLLIQTSAEEILFRGYLQQQLAARFAHPVIWMGVPSALFAFGHYLPAEAGPNAWVIAVWSGLFGLLMADLTARAGSLGPAIAVHFANNFSALLIVSLPDSLNGLALYTVPFTASDPDAIRTWMPVDFATMIVSWLVARLAIRR
- the accD gene encoding acetyl-CoA carboxylase, carboxyltransferase subunit beta — protein: MNWITNYVRPRINSIFSRRETPENLWQKCDACGTMLFHRELSDNLNVCTNCGHHMHITPRDRFSALFDGGVFSEIEVPEPKADPLGFRDQKRYPDRMKASQKETGEKEAMLVAMGEMGRTPIVAAAQDFSFMGGSMGMYVGNAIIAAAEEAVKLHRPLILFSAAGGARMQEGILSLMQMPRTTVAVQMLKEAGLPYIVVLTHPTTGGVTASYAMLGDVHIAEPNALICFAGPRVIEQTIREKLPEGFQRAEYLLDHGMLDRVTKRTEMRDELITITRMLLAMPPAVKGDLPAPAPAPDATTPARAEERPPENPVEK